ATGAATGAGCCCCATGTTGTAGTAGATTTTTGCAATGTTTTCCAGATTTCCCTTCTCGGTCTCCTCTTCAAGCAGTCCTCTGTAGAGGTCAAGTGCCTTTTCTAATTCTCCCAAGAGGTAATATAAATCGGCGAGGTGATATTTAGCCTCAAAGGTATTCTCTTCCTCAGCGAGCCTCTCAAACTCCTCAACCTTGTCAACATCCAGAAATTCAAGGAAATAATAAACCACAAGCTTGTAAAGCTCATAATCCTTGCACTCTAAGGCGAGCTTTTCAGCCTTTCCAAGAACCTCTTTCAGCTCTTCTTCACTAAGCTCATCGGCCTTGTAATATAGCAAACTTGCCAGCTTTTTACAGTCTTTCTCCTGAATTGCCTCGAGTATTTCTTCCATTTTATCGCACCCCAAGAAAATTAGGCAATGGAACCTTTTAACCTTTAACATTTTTCTTTTGAAAGCCTCGCCCTTGAGCGGTTGAAATCTGTTGAGTGGCCCTTTTGGGTGATAACCCCGAGCTGGCTTTGCCGGTAGGGGTAATGGGCACGAGACCGGGCCCTCGGGCTGAGCCGAAACCGGCGACGGGAGTAGGTGGTGAGCCCGTAAACCTCTCTGTCAATGGCGAGGGAGTTAACGGCGGGGAAGAGAACAAAACATAAAAAGGCTTATGGGGGTTGAAGCTCTGTGAAAGCTGCAACGCCTCGGCGAGCTATAGGGTCTACCAATATGGAGAGGTCGTAAAGGAGGGAACCGCAAAAATCAAATGGCTTAAAGGAACTCTCTACATAACAGTCCCTCTGGAGCTCTACGATGAGTTTATCGTTTATCTCTCTCCGAACTTCTCCTGTGAGGTAAAGCCTGTAGAATATAGGGTGATTGCCGGACTGAACCTCAACAAGCTTAGAGACATCAGCGTTAAGGTTGGGAAAGCGATTGAGTTGCAATGGAATGGCACTGTATCCAAGAACTCTTCCTCAAAGCTAAGATTCAATGCCTCAGGGAGGCTTTTAGGAATTGATGTAAAGCTCTACAATTACAGGGGAAAGGAGGTTTCGGGGATATTAGAATGGGGAAATAGTAAAGGATGGCTGGACATGGATACCTGGCGAAGATATACGTGGGGAGGTAACACTAACCTTAAACCTCCCACCCGGAACTGGAGTAAGTGCAACCGCTTATCATGCTCGGGAGAGGGAGCAAATTAACGGAGACCTCTTGATTAAAGACAAAGAAAACCACACAGATTTTAATTACCCCTTCGGAGCTATGTTGTGGGACAGAGGAGGTATCGAGGCATAGTTTGAAGCAAAAGGTGAAGGAGATGTCCTGGTCTTTGACTTCGGCAACGAAAAAATATCCAGAGTATCAATAAAACGCAACGAAGTCTGTGCTGAGCTCTACACCCTATATTATGGCAAAAAGAAGCATTGCTCTCTGCTCCCAATGAAGAAAATACACAATTTAAAGGTATCTTTGATTAGAATCCCCGACGGAAGGCGGCTCCTGCGGATTAAGGTTGATAAGGTTGTCTTCAGCGAAATGGTAAATTCCCCCAATTAGATTCTGGTATTTTGGAGATAATATCTCCCTGATAAGTCTTGATGCATCTTTGCACAGAAACCCGGACTACTATGTAGTGCCACCTGATGAAAGAAAAACGGATATTGCCCTTGGGATTTCAACATTGGCACTGGTATTTGCCATAGCATTGTGGATACGTGAGAAAAGGAAGCAAGCGTCATGAGAATACCTTTTAAACTCTCCCGTCGATCACAAATCATGCTTGAAGTGATTTTCCTCGGAACCGGAGGTATAATGCCCAGCAAAGAAAGAAACGTGCCCTCCATAGCGTTAAGATACAACGGGGAGATTATCCTCTGGGACATTGGAGAGGGAACTCTAAGACAGCTGAACATAGCCAAGCTGAGCCCCATGAAGATTGAGAAGATTTTCATAACCCACTTCCACGGCGACCACTACCTTGGTCTGATGAGCCTTGTTCAAACAATGACCCTCTGGAACAGGGAAAAGCCCCTCCACGTTTACGGTCCAAAGTACACCTTCGAGTTCATTCAAAACTACCTAAAAAGTGGATTTTTCAGGCCAAGCTTTGATATACATGTCCACGAGCTCGGAGAGGCAAGGTTAAAGTTTGGAGACTATGAAATATGGAGCTTCAAGGTGGAGCACGGCGTTCCAGCATTAGGCTATGTTTTCAAGGAGAAGGACAAAAGGGGAAGTTTTGATCTTGATAAAATTAAAGAACTCGGCCTAAAGCCCGGTCCCTGGATGAAAGAGCTTGAAACCAAGGGAAAGATTGAGATTAATGGCAAGTTTATTCACCTCGAAGATGTGACTGGAAGTCCCAAGAGGGGTGTGAAAGTCGTTTATACCGGCGATACCGAGCCCTGCGAGAGGGTGAAGCTCTTTTCTGAAAAGGCAGATGTTTTAATTCACGAAGCAACTTATCTTAGTGAAGAGGATAGGGGAGAGAGCTATCACTCAACGGTTCCAGAGGCCTGCGAAGCTGCAAAAAAAGCAAAAGTTAAACTCCTTGTTCTCTTCCACAGAGCTCCCAGATACACGTATGAAGAGTATAAGCAGGGGGCGGAAAAACTCTGCGGGCATAGATTTATAATACCCAAAGACTTCGATGTGCTTAGAATTGGTGAAGGCTATGAGCTATCTTCGCTACGTTAAGGTCATAGGGACAATGCACGTATCTCCAAAAAGCAGAAGGGATGTTAGAGAGACCATATTAAAGGAAAAACCAGACGCAGTTGCCGTCGAGCTTGATAGACAGAGGTTTTACTCCCTCCAGTCCTCGGAGAGGATAACGTTTAAGGAAGCAGTAAAGCTCGGAAAGAAGGCCCTCTTGGGATACATCCTTATGAAGGTTGAGGAGAGGATTGGAGAAGAATTTGGCATGAAGCCCGGAAGAGAAATGATGGAAGCAATCCAGACAGCATCTCTTCTCGGAGTTCCGCTGTATTTAATCGATGAAGACATACAAAGTATAATGGAAAGGCTTCTCAGAGCACCTTTGAGGGAGAAGATACTCCTCCTACTTGAGAGCTCCTTGGTTTTTCTTCCGATTGCTCCCGAATCAGAAAACCCGGAGGATATAATGGAAGGCTATAAACTAATGATGCACAGATTTAAGCTCCGCTATCCATATCTTTTCAGGATTCTCGTGGAGGAGAGAAATGAGATAATGGCAAGGAACCTAAAAGCAATCGTTGATGAGCTCAAGGGGAGAGGGGTCAAAAAGCCAAAAGTGGTGGCGGTTGTTGGCCTTGGACACAAAAAAGGCATAGAAAAGCTTTTGAATTCTTACAGAGAATAGAAGAACTTTTATACAATAACGACAAGATTGTATGGGTGATACCATGGAAAGGCAACACTTAAAATGCCCTCTATGCGGAGGAACAAGCTTTAAGGTTGAAGAAGGAAAGCTGGACAGCAAGTGGGGCTTTACGGCGCATAAGGTGAAGATAGTCATCTGCGAAAACTGTGGTTATGTTATGATGTTCTACAAAGGAAGAACGATATGGGACTTCGATTAGTCCTAAACTTTATATTCTATCCATCCAATTTTTCTTGGGGTTGGAAATGAGGGAAAAACTGAAGCGCATGCTTAAAGTTGATATTCTCGACATTGAATACGAGGGAGACAAAGTGATTGTTTATGTTCCCAAGGATCAGGTTAGGATAGCCGTTGGGAGTGGAGGAAGCGCTGTAAAGGCAGCAGAGCTTGTACTTGGCAAGAAAATCGAGATTAGAGGTAGATGAGCAATGGTGCTTGGCTTTAGGAAACAGGAGCTTGAGGACTTAGCCATATCCTTCATTGTTCTTACCCTTGTTTTTTCCCGATTTGAGCTCAGGCTAATCCCCTATGTTGCCCTTGGAATATTTACGGCGTTTGTGTTCCACGAGCTTGCCCATCGACAGGTTGCAAGGAAGTATGGATACTACGCGGTTTATAGAAGATGGGACACTGGAATAATGCTCGCTCTGCTCTTGGGGATACTGAACAAGCTTCTAGGCCTTAGGTTCATTTTCGCAGCGGTTGGGGCCGTTCAAGTTTACTCTCTCTATGCAGGCTGGAAGGATAGGGAGATTTATGGAAAGATAAGCCTTGCCGGACCTGTAACGAACATATTGGTGGGAGTGTTTGCACTCGTTTTACTGCTATTTGGAAAATTTTCCGGTATTTTGTGGGCTTCCCTGTACTATACGGCCTTCATAAACCTCTGGCTGGCATTCTTTAACCTTCTACCGATTCCTCCTTTGGATGGCTATAAGGTTTTAAGGTGGAATCCCGGCTACTGGGGAGTGGCTATAGGGATAGCCTTTCTCCTCCAGTCCCTCCTTTAGTTTCACTCTTGGTGATACAGGAGGGAAAGGTTAAAATACAACAAGTCCAATCATCTAAGGGAGGTGAAAAAATGAAGTATAAAGAGCCCTTTGGTGTTAAGCTCGATTTTGAAACCGGGATAATTGAGAACGCAAAGAAAAGCGTCAGAAGGCTCAGCGACATGAAAGGCTACTTCATTGATGAGGAAGCCTGGAAGAAAATGGTGGAAGAGGACCCTGTGGTCTACGAGGTCTATGCAATAGAGCAGGAAGAAAAAGAAGGCGACTTAAACTTTGCAACAACCGTTCTCTACCCCGGCAAAGTTGGAAACGAGTTCTTCATGACCAAAGGTCACTACCACTCAAAAATAGACAGGGCAGAAGTTTATTTTGCCCTTAAAGGCAAGGGCGGTATGTTGCTTCAAACACCCGAGGGAGAGGCAAGGTTCATCGAGATGGAGCCGGGCACTATAGTTTACGTTCCTCCATACTGGGCTCACAGAACTATAAACACCGGGGATGAGCCGTTTATCTTCCTTGCACTGTACCCGGCAGACGCGGGCCATGACTATGGGACAATCGCCGAAAAGGGCTTTTCTAAGATAGTGGTTGAAGAGAACGGAAAAGTTGTTGTCAAGGACAATCCCAAGTGGAAGATGTAATCCCGTTTTCTCTTTTTTGAGAGCTGGATAAAATGTCCAATAGAAAATGAGACCTTTGAATATGTAAAAGATTTTTATAGGCTTAAAACATATCCCCTTACGGTGGTGTTAATGACTTTCGATAAAAAGAAAATTGAGGAGATTAAGAAGGCCGAGCAGGAATGGGAAGAAAAGACCGTAAAACCGTTCATTCAAAAAGGGCCTGAAAGAAAGGAGAAGTTCATGACAGACGACGGCTTTGAAATTAAAAGGGTCTACACACCTGCAGACCTCGAGAACTGGGACTATTTGGAGAAGCTAAACTTCCCGGGTCAATATCCGTTCACCAGAGGGGTTTATGCTACAATGTATAGAGGAAGGTTCTGGACGATGAGGCAATATGCCGGTTACGCAACCGCTGAAGAGTCAAACAAGCGCTACAAATATCTTCTCGAACAAGGGCAGACCGGTTTGAGTGTTGCCTTTGATTTGCCAACCCAACTTGGCTACGATTCCGATCACCCCATGGCGGAGGGAGAAGTTGGAAAAGTAGGCGTTGCCATCGATTCTCTCTGGGACATGGAGATTCTTTTCGATGGCATTCCCCTCGATAAGGTTTCTACATCAATGACAATTAACGCCACAGCCGCCAATCTTTTGGCCATGTATATTTTAGTTGGTCAAAAGCAGGGTGTTTCCCAGAAACAGCTTATGGGTACAGTCCAGAATGATATTCTCAAGGAGTACATAGCGAGAGGTACCTACATCTTCCCACCTCAGCCCTCTATGAGACTAACAACCGATATTATAATTTACTGTGCTGAAAACGTTCCGAAGTGGAACTCGATAAGCATAAGCGGTTACCACATCAGAGAAGCCGGAGCAAATGCGGTTCAAGAGGTTGCCTTCACACTGGCCGATGGAATAGAGTACGTCAAAGCGGTGATAGCAAGGGGCATGGACGTTGACAAGTTCGCACCAAGGCTCAGCTTCTTCTTCAGTGCCCACAACAACTTCCTTGAGGAGATAGCAAAATTCAGAGCTGCCAGAAGATTATGGGCAAAGATTATGAAGGAAAAATTTGGCGCAAAAGACCCAAGGTCAATGCTCCTAAGGTTCCACACGCAAACGGCTGGTTCAACTTTGACCGCCCAACAGCCTGAGAACAACATAGTAAGAGTCGCTATCCAAGCCCTTGCAGCGGTATTGGGAGGAACTCAAAGCCTACACACCAACTCCTACGACGAGGCTTTAAGCCTTCCAACGGAGAAGAGCGTTAGAATAGCCTTAAGGACACAGCAGATCATAGCTTACGAAAGCGGCGTCGTTGATACAATAGATCCCCTCGGAGGAAGCTACTACATCGAATGGCTTACAGACCACATAGAGGAAGAGGCCATGAAGTACATCGAAAAAATCGAGGCCATGGGGGGCATGATGAAGGCCATTGAGAGGGGTTACATCCAGAAGGAGATAGCCGAGAGCGCCTACAAGTACCAGAAAGAGATTGAGGAAAAGAAGCGCATTATAGTTGGAGTTAACGAGTTTGTCGTTGACGAGCCAATAGATGTTGAAATTCTCAAAGTAGATCCAAGCATTAGGGACAAGCAAATAGAGAGGCTAAAGAAGCTGAGGAGCACAAGAGATAACAAGAAGGTTGAGGAGGCCCTTGACAAACTCAGAAAGGCTGCGGAGAATGAAGACGAGAACTTAATGCCCTACATCATTGAGGCACACAAACACCTCGCAACACTCGGTGAGGTTACGGACGTTTTAAGAGAGGTATGGGGTGAATACAGGGCTCCACTTATCTTCTGATTACCCCATTTTCTTTTCTAAATATACCACAAGGGCGAGGAGTATCACAAGTGCGCCAATTATAAGATATGCCCCCCGTGACTTCAGTTCACCAACTTCCGCCCCTCTGCCCGCTTTTTCAAAGTTTATTGTGACATTTCCTTCCCCAATCACTGCCAGGGCTATGAAGTCCTCGTAACTCCTTATACCGAGTTCTCCTTCAATGGCTTTTCCCTTCCCCTTAAAAGCTCCTTTGAAGTTCGTAGATAAGGGATCAAAGTTTTCTTTTTCGTTGTTTAGGGTGAAGTAATACACCCTCAGCTCCACATCCCTATCTGAGGAAAGAGAAAATTTCAGCTTCTGACCTCTGAGAGAGGTGGCATTTATTATAAAAGTCCTCAGTCCTTCGCCGAATTCCCTTCTCCTAAGCTCGAAACTAACGTTTCTCAGCCCGTTGAGATAATCCGACACCAGTAAGATGCCCTCGAAGTAGCCTTCTCCCTCGACCATTACCATAAAATCGCCCTCGGTGAACACTATGTAGTCGCTTCTTCCCCTCTCTTGCGTCGAAGATGCTATGATCTTTCCTGAAAGGTCTAGGAGATGAATTCTAAGGTCCTTTCCCTGTCGTATGTGCCTCCCGTAGAGGACGGCAATCTTCTCCCCGTCCCATGGCTCAAAGGCGAAGGGAGGGGTTATCTCGTTCCCCATTACTCTATAAGGCAAGCCTACATGGTGGTGTTCGCTGGTGTAGTTGACCTTCGCGAGCCAGTTGTCGCCGTAAACCGGGAGTATCCCTATTCCCCTGACCTCCAGTTTTAGGGGAATCTCGATGTCGTTAACCGTCACGCTGAAATCTATCGGTTCATTGAGCATGAAACCCTGCGGTAGGCTTGGAAGCTTTAAAACGAGCGTTACCTGAGCATTTTGAACCACGTCAAGCTCCTCAATTTGAGTATCTCCATAGTAAAAGTAGGCCTTTATAGAATCCGGCAGCCCTCTAATGCCGAACTCCGCTTTTCCGTTGCCAACAACAGTTATAACATAGCTCACGCTTCCTCCAAGTATGCCCTTAGCGTAGGAATTGACCGCTTTTGCAGTCAGTTCTGCCTTTAGGAAGAGCGGGAAGGTAACAGAGTAGGAGCCCGATGTGACCCCAATGGTTAGAATTTGCACATCTTCTGGAACTTTAAACTCGAGATATGCCTCTTCGTTTGGATTTATTGTAACATCGGCAAAGTAGGGCTCACCCACAATGGCGGAGTTCCGGTAGACAGCCACTTTTCCCAAGAAGCTTGC
The Thermococcus sp. 2319x1 DNA segment above includes these coding regions:
- the pgiA gene encoding glucose-6-phosphate isomerase; the encoded protein is MKYKEPFGVKLDFETGIIENAKKSVRRLSDMKGYFIDEEAWKKMVEEDPVVYEVYAIEQEEKEGDLNFATTVLYPGKVGNEFFMTKGHYHSKIDRAEVYFALKGKGGMLLQTPEGEARFIEMEPGTIVYVPPYWAHRTINTGDEPFIFLALYPADAGHDYGTIAEKGFSKIVVEENGKVVVKDNPKWKM
- a CDS encoding TraB domain-containing protein, encoding MSYLRYVKVIGTMHVSPKSRRDVRETILKEKPDAVAVELDRQRFYSLQSSERITFKEAVKLGKKALLGYILMKVEERIGEEFGMKPGREMMEAIQTASLLGVPLYLIDEDIQSIMERLLRAPLREKILLLLESSLVFLPIAPESENPEDIMEGYKLMMHRFKLRYPYLFRILVEERNEIMARNLKAIVDELKGRGVKKPKVVAVVGLGHKKGIEKLLNSYRE
- a CDS encoding KH domain-containing protein, translated to MREKLKRMLKVDILDIEYEGDKVIVYVPKDQVRIAVGSGGSAVKAAELVLGKKIEIRGR
- a CDS encoding methylmalonyl-CoA mutase, with amino-acid sequence MTFDKKKIEEIKKAEQEWEEKTVKPFIQKGPERKEKFMTDDGFEIKRVYTPADLENWDYLEKLNFPGQYPFTRGVYATMYRGRFWTMRQYAGYATAEESNKRYKYLLEQGQTGLSVAFDLPTQLGYDSDHPMAEGEVGKVGVAIDSLWDMEILFDGIPLDKVSTSMTINATAANLLAMYILVGQKQGVSQKQLMGTVQNDILKEYIARGTYIFPPQPSMRLTTDIIIYCAENVPKWNSISISGYHIREAGANAVQEVAFTLADGIEYVKAVIARGMDVDKFAPRLSFFFSAHNNFLEEIAKFRAARRLWAKIMKEKFGAKDPRSMLLRFHTQTAGSTLTAQQPENNIVRVAIQALAAVLGGTQSLHTNSYDEALSLPTEKSVRIALRTQQIIAYESGVVDTIDPLGGSYYIEWLTDHIEEEAMKYIEKIEAMGGMMKAIERGYIQKEIAESAYKYQKEIEEKKRIIVGVNEFVVDEPIDVEILKVDPSIRDKQIERLKKLRSTRDNKKVEEALDKLRKAAENEDENLMPYIIEAHKHLATLGEVTDVLREVWGEYRAPLIF
- a CDS encoding site-2 protease family protein yields the protein MVLGFRKQELEDLAISFIVLTLVFSRFELRLIPYVALGIFTAFVFHELAHRQVARKYGYYAVYRRWDTGIMLALLLGILNKLLGLRFIFAAVGAVQVYSLYAGWKDREIYGKISLAGPVTNILVGVFALVLLLFGKFSGILWASLYYTAFINLWLAFFNLLPIPPLDGYKVLRWNPGYWGVAIGIAFLLQSLL
- a CDS encoding ribonuclease Z, whose amino-acid sequence is MLEVIFLGTGGIMPSKERNVPSIALRYNGEIILWDIGEGTLRQLNIAKLSPMKIEKIFITHFHGDHYLGLMSLVQTMTLWNREKPLHVYGPKYTFEFIQNYLKSGFFRPSFDIHVHELGEARLKFGDYEIWSFKVEHGVPALGYVFKEKDKRGSFDLDKIKELGLKPGPWMKELETKGKIEINGKFIHLEDVTGSPKRGVKVVYTGDTEPCERVKLFSEKADVLIHEATYLSEEDRGESYHSTVPEACEAAKKAKVKLLVLFHRAPRYTYEEYKQGAEKLCGHRFIIPKDFDVLRIGEGYELSSLR